CTCAAGGGAGGCTCCAGGGAGCGACGCGCCGCAGCACGGCCGTCCCCCCGACCGCGGCGACGATGGCGGCCGCCGTCCGCGCGAGCGAGTCGGGGATGGAGGTCGGAGCGCCGAACGCGCGCTCGAGTGCGAGCAGCAGCGCGGGGTTGAGCACGAACACGCCGAACGAATCGCGCCCGAGACGCAGGAGCCAGCGCGGGGCGCGCGCCGTCGCGAGCGCCGGTAGCGCCGCGACGACGAGCAGCGACCCCGCGAAGACGTGCAGCTGCGCATAGGGCGGGTGCGACGGCTCGGGCCAGGGAGGGATGGCGGGCACGGCGATCGCGCCGACCGCGACGCCCGCCGCCGCGAGCGCGACCCCGACGCGCGGCGAGCTCGCCGGGCCGCGGCGCGCCCGCTCGCCTAGCACGACGCCGAGAGCGAAGTAGACGAACCACAGCCAGACCCAGTTGGGCGTGGACGCGAGCCGCCACGCGATGCGCGCACCGCCCGCATCGGCTTCGAGCGCGCGCGCTGCGAACAGCGCGGCGCATCCGATCACCGCGCCCGCCGCAGCGACCGCGACGCCCGCCGGCGTCCGCCACGCGCGGCCGCGCGCGAGCAGGGCGGCGAGCGCGAACGTCTGGATCAGGACGACGAAGTAGTACTGGCCCGGGTAGGCGGCCTCTCCGAAGCGCAGCAGCAGGAAGCGGATGCCGACGGGCTCGGGGAGGCCGACCACGAGCGCCAGCAGCACGCCGTAGAAGGCGCCATACAGGAAGTGGAGCCGCGCGAACGTCCAGACCGAGCGCGCGAAGCGCGCGCGATCCATCGCCTTCCAGCCCGCGAGGAATCCCGTGACGCCGAGGAAGACGGGCACGGCGAGCCGCGCGACGCCGCCGACGACGTGCGTCGACCATGCCTCGGCGTCCGCGGGCGCGGCGTGGATCAGCACCACGAG
This window of the Myxococcota bacterium genome carries:
- a CDS encoding acyltransferase family protein; this encodes MHGHSEGSAIRRERLDGLDAVKGLCIALVVLIHAAPADAEAWSTHVVGGVARLAVPVFLGVTGFLAGWKAMDRARFARSVWTFARLHFLYGAFYGVLLALVVGLPEPVGIRFLLLRFGEAAYPGQYYFVVLIQTFALAALLARGRAWRTPAGVAVAAAGAVIGCAALFAARALEADAGGARIAWRLASTPNWVWLWFVYFALGVVLGERARRGPASSPRVGVALAAAGVAVGAIAVPAIPPWPEPSHPPYAQLHVFAGSLLVVAALPALATARAPRWLLRLGRDSFGVFVLNPALLLALERAFGAPTSIPDSLARTAAAIVAAVGGTAVLRRVAPWSLP